The Cataglyphis hispanica isolate Lineage 1 chromosome 5, ULB_Chis1_1.0, whole genome shotgun sequence genome has a segment encoding these proteins:
- the LOC126849880 gene encoding 3-phosphoinositide-dependent protein kinase 1 isoform X2, translated as MFHSTVPKIEECSAASSSPVKRVANQALTASPQPAVTVEGPVSRMSPPTNDVTNGVVAPPSTLAPRVPPTTNPTLTTINPPTHKRTPKDFIFGKVIGEGSFSTVYLAKDIHTSKEYAIKVCEKRHILKEKKSEYVKREKDVLNMLADAKHSFVRLFCTFQDSERLYFVLSYAKNGELLPYINKVGSFDIECTKFYSAEILRGLEYLHGLGIIHRDLKPENILLDEKMHVLITDFGSAKILDDPETVLTKTTTTTTASDGDPDAQQQQQYRRERRGSFVGTAQYVSPELLTDKTASRASDLWALGCIVYQMVAGLPPFRSRSEYMIFQKILKLEYEIPDGFCELAKSLVSQLLVLEPTQRLGALDEHGAGYPSIRAHPFFEGVDFETLHEQTPPPIYPYLPGTSEHEELRSQYRVPDNLEPGLDDKQLTRLLGLGIGEDTDDDDDVTTNTTGVEQSVVNKPVSKTITAAVKPIRRRINNNIDGGAKIADLTPEQIRMRLEKQRATNQWDTFVEGNLILKQGFINKRKGLFTRRRMLLLTTGPHLYYIDPINMVLKGEIPWSPELRVEPKNFKIFFVHTPNRTYYLEDPEGFALEWCRAIEEMRVHCYGLQETTAA; from the exons CGTGTGGCGAACCAGGCGCTTACCGCTTCGCCACAGCCGGCAGTAACGGTGGAGGGGCCGGTGTCTAGAATGTCTCCACCGACGAACGACGTGACCAATGGTGTGGTGGCGCCTCCCAGCACCCTGGCGCCCCGGGTTCCACCGACGACGAACCCGACCCTCACCACCATCAACCCACCAACGCACAAGCGTACTCCAAAGGACTTCATCTTCGGCAAGGTGATTGGTGAAGGAAGCTTCTCTACC GTTTATCTTGCCAAAGATATCCATACCAGCAAGGAGTACGCGATCAAGGTATGCGAGAAGCGTCACATACTCAAGGAGAAGAAGTCAGAGTACGTGAAGCGCGAGAAGGATGTGCTGAACATGCTCGCGGACGCCAAGCACTCGTTCGTGCGTTTGTTCTGCACCTTCCAGGATAGTGAGAGACTCTACTTCGTCCTGTCGTACGCTAAAAACGGCGAGCTCCTGCCGTACATCAACAAGGTGGGCTCCTTCGACATCGAGTGCACCAAGTTTTATTCGGCCGAGATTCTGCGCGGTCTCGAGTACCTACACGGTCTCGGTATCATTCACCGGGATCTCAAGCCGGAGAACATTCTGCTGGACGAGAAGATGCACGTGCTAATAACCGACTTCGGCAGCGCCAAGATTCTCGACGATCCAGAAACGGTGCTgacgaagacgacgacgacgacgactgcCTCGGACGGAGATCCAGACGcccagcagcaacagcaataCCGCAGGGAACGCAGGGGCTCCTTTGTCGGTACCGCTCAATACGTGTCACCGGAGTTACTGACCGACAAGACGGCGAGCAGGGCGTCCGATCTCTGGGCCCTGGGCTGTATCGTCTACCAGATGGTCGCCGGCCTGCCGCCTTTCCGCTCCAGGAGCGAGTACATGATATTCCAAAAGATCCTGAAACTCGAATACGAAATACCGGACGGTTTCTGCGAGCTCGCAAAGTCGCTTGTCAGTCAACTCCTAGTTCTGGAGCCGACACAGCGATTGGGCGCTCTGGATGAGCATGGCGCCGGTTATCCCAGCATTCGGGCGCATCCCTTCTTCGAGGGCGTCGATTTCGAGACCCTCCATGAGCAGACACCACCACCAATCTATCCGTATCTTCCTGGCACGTCGGAGCACGAAGAATTGAGATCGCAGTACAGAGTGCCCGACAATCTCGAACCCGGTTTGGACGACAAACAGCTCACTAGACTCCTAGGACTGGGCATCGGCGAGGATAcggacgatgacgatgatgtcACCACCAATACTACCGGTGTGGAACAGAGCGTCGTCAACAAACCCGTCAGCAAGACTATCACGGCCGCGGTGAAGCCAATAAGAAGACGGATCAACAACAACATCGACGGCGGCGCCAAAATTGCCGATCTGACGCCGGAGCAGATCAGGATGCGGCTGGAGAAACAACGCGCCACGAATCAGTGGGACACCTTCGTCGAAGGCAATCTGATATTGAAGCAGGGCTTTATCAACAAAAGAAAGGGTCTGTTCACCAGACGGAGAATGCTCCTACTCACTACCGGACCGCATCTATACTACATTGATCCCATCAATATGGTGCTCAAAGGCGAGATACCCTGGAGCCCTGAATTGAGGGTTGAgccgaaaaatttcaaaatcttcTTCGTTCATACG CCAAACAGGACGTACTATCTCGAAGATCCCGAGGGATTTGCATTGGAATGGTGCAGAGCTATCGAAGAGATGCGGGTCCATTGTTACGGCCTGCAGGAGACGACCGCCGCTTAG
- the LOC126849880 gene encoding 3-phosphoinositide-dependent protein kinase 1 isoform X3: protein MSPPTNDVTNGVVAPPSTLAPRVPPTTNPTLTTINPPTHKRTPKDFIFGKVIGEGSFSTVYLAKDIHTSKEYAIKVCEKRHILKEKKSEYVKREKDVLNMLADAKHSFVRLFCTFQDSERLYFVLSYAKNGELLPYINKVGSFDIECTKFYSAEILRGLEYLHGLGIIHRDLKPENILLDEKMHVLITDFGSAKILDDPETVLTKTTTTTTASDGDPDAQQQQQYRRERRGSFVGTAQYVSPELLTDKTASRASDLWALGCIVYQMVAGLPPFRSRSEYMIFQKILKLEYEIPDGFCELAKSLVSQLLVLEPTQRLGALDEHGAGYPSIRAHPFFEGVDFETLHEQTPPPIYPYLPGTSEHEELRSQYRVPDNLEPGLDDKQLTRLLGLGIGEDTDDDDDVTTNTTGVEQSVVNKPVSKTITAAVKPIRRRINNNIDGGAKIADLTPEQIRMRLEKQRATNQWDTFVEGNLILKQGFINKRKGLFTRRRMLLLTTGPHLYYIDPINMVLKGEIPWSPELRVEPKNFKIFFVHTPNRTYYLEDPEGFALEWCRAIEEMRVHCYGLQETTAA from the exons ATGTCTCCACCGACGAACGACGTGACCAATGGTGTGGTGGCGCCTCCCAGCACCCTGGCGCCCCGGGTTCCACCGACGACGAACCCGACCCTCACCACCATCAACCCACCAACGCACAAGCGTACTCCAAAGGACTTCATCTTCGGCAAGGTGATTGGTGAAGGAAGCTTCTCTACC GTTTATCTTGCCAAAGATATCCATACCAGCAAGGAGTACGCGATCAAGGTATGCGAGAAGCGTCACATACTCAAGGAGAAGAAGTCAGAGTACGTGAAGCGCGAGAAGGATGTGCTGAACATGCTCGCGGACGCCAAGCACTCGTTCGTGCGTTTGTTCTGCACCTTCCAGGATAGTGAGAGACTCTACTTCGTCCTGTCGTACGCTAAAAACGGCGAGCTCCTGCCGTACATCAACAAGGTGGGCTCCTTCGACATCGAGTGCACCAAGTTTTATTCGGCCGAGATTCTGCGCGGTCTCGAGTACCTACACGGTCTCGGTATCATTCACCGGGATCTCAAGCCGGAGAACATTCTGCTGGACGAGAAGATGCACGTGCTAATAACCGACTTCGGCAGCGCCAAGATTCTCGACGATCCAGAAACGGTGCTgacgaagacgacgacgacgacgactgcCTCGGACGGAGATCCAGACGcccagcagcaacagcaataCCGCAGGGAACGCAGGGGCTCCTTTGTCGGTACCGCTCAATACGTGTCACCGGAGTTACTGACCGACAAGACGGCGAGCAGGGCGTCCGATCTCTGGGCCCTGGGCTGTATCGTCTACCAGATGGTCGCCGGCCTGCCGCCTTTCCGCTCCAGGAGCGAGTACATGATATTCCAAAAGATCCTGAAACTCGAATACGAAATACCGGACGGTTTCTGCGAGCTCGCAAAGTCGCTTGTCAGTCAACTCCTAGTTCTGGAGCCGACACAGCGATTGGGCGCTCTGGATGAGCATGGCGCCGGTTATCCCAGCATTCGGGCGCATCCCTTCTTCGAGGGCGTCGATTTCGAGACCCTCCATGAGCAGACACCACCACCAATCTATCCGTATCTTCCTGGCACGTCGGAGCACGAAGAATTGAGATCGCAGTACAGAGTGCCCGACAATCTCGAACCCGGTTTGGACGACAAACAGCTCACTAGACTCCTAGGACTGGGCATCGGCGAGGATAcggacgatgacgatgatgtcACCACCAATACTACCGGTGTGGAACAGAGCGTCGTCAACAAACCCGTCAGCAAGACTATCACGGCCGCGGTGAAGCCAATAAGAAGACGGATCAACAACAACATCGACGGCGGCGCCAAAATTGCCGATCTGACGCCGGAGCAGATCAGGATGCGGCTGGAGAAACAACGCGCCACGAATCAGTGGGACACCTTCGTCGAAGGCAATCTGATATTGAAGCAGGGCTTTATCAACAAAAGAAAGGGTCTGTTCACCAGACGGAGAATGCTCCTACTCACTACCGGACCGCATCTATACTACATTGATCCCATCAATATGGTGCTCAAAGGCGAGATACCCTGGAGCCCTGAATTGAGGGTTGAgccgaaaaatttcaaaatcttcTTCGTTCATACG CCAAACAGGACGTACTATCTCGAAGATCCCGAGGGATTTGCATTGGAATGGTGCAGAGCTATCGAAGAGATGCGGGTCCATTGTTACGGCCTGCAGGAGACGACCGCCGCTTAG
- the LOC126849905 gene encoding aprataxin, which translates to MKRKFESDMSKSATSKKGHWSAGLLTSMEDPECMVKEDDKIVVIKDKYPKAQFHYLVLPKENILSIRQVKKNHQDLLMHMHEVARGLVEKHTDHEFIMGYHAMPSMQRLHLHVISTDFCSPCLKTKYHWNSFTTPFFLHSSDVSRQLHEEGEVKNISPQKCKDYLNTQLKCHKCTLQPKNMPALKRHILTHIDKQKQ; encoded by the exons atgAAACGTAAATTTGAATCGGATATGAGTAAATCAGCGACTTCAAAAAAAGGTCACTGGTCTGCTGGTTTACTTACATCAATGGAGGATCCTGAATGTATGGTCAAGGAAGATGATAAAATAGTTGTCATTAAAGATAAGTATCCTAAAGCACAATTTCACTATTTGGTTTTACCAAAAGAGAATATCCTTTCCATACGACAAGTGAAAAAGAATCATCAAGATTTGCTAATGCATATGCATGAAGTTGCTCGTGGTCTTGTAGAAAAACACACAGATCATGAATTCAT CATGGGTTATCACGCGATGCCAAGTATGCAACGACTACACTTACATGTAATAAGCACGGATTTCTGTAGTCCTTGTCTTAAAACCAAGTACCACTGGAATTCATTTACGACACCGTTCTTTTTACATTCGTCAG ATGTATCCCGTCAATTGCACGAGGAAGGCgaagtcaaaaatatttctccgcaaaaatgcaaagattatttaaatacgcaATTGAAATGCCACAAATGCACACTACAACCAAAAAATATGCCAGCTTTGAAAAGACATATATTAACACATATTGATAaacaaaagcaataa
- the LOC126849880 gene encoding 3-phosphoinositide-dependent protein kinase 1 isoform X1 has product MTDNPAPLIEECSAASSSPVKRVANQALTASPQPAVTVEGPVSRMSPPTNDVTNGVVAPPSTLAPRVPPTTNPTLTTINPPTHKRTPKDFIFGKVIGEGSFSTVYLAKDIHTSKEYAIKVCEKRHILKEKKSEYVKREKDVLNMLADAKHSFVRLFCTFQDSERLYFVLSYAKNGELLPYINKVGSFDIECTKFYSAEILRGLEYLHGLGIIHRDLKPENILLDEKMHVLITDFGSAKILDDPETVLTKTTTTTTASDGDPDAQQQQQYRRERRGSFVGTAQYVSPELLTDKTASRASDLWALGCIVYQMVAGLPPFRSRSEYMIFQKILKLEYEIPDGFCELAKSLVSQLLVLEPTQRLGALDEHGAGYPSIRAHPFFEGVDFETLHEQTPPPIYPYLPGTSEHEELRSQYRVPDNLEPGLDDKQLTRLLGLGIGEDTDDDDDVTTNTTGVEQSVVNKPVSKTITAAVKPIRRRINNNIDGGAKIADLTPEQIRMRLEKQRATNQWDTFVEGNLILKQGFINKRKGLFTRRRMLLLTTGPHLYYIDPINMVLKGEIPWSPELRVEPKNFKIFFVHTPNRTYYLEDPEGFALEWCRAIEEMRVHCYGLQETTAA; this is encoded by the exons CGTGTGGCGAACCAGGCGCTTACCGCTTCGCCACAGCCGGCAGTAACGGTGGAGGGGCCGGTGTCTAGAATGTCTCCACCGACGAACGACGTGACCAATGGTGTGGTGGCGCCTCCCAGCACCCTGGCGCCCCGGGTTCCACCGACGACGAACCCGACCCTCACCACCATCAACCCACCAACGCACAAGCGTACTCCAAAGGACTTCATCTTCGGCAAGGTGATTGGTGAAGGAAGCTTCTCTACC GTTTATCTTGCCAAAGATATCCATACCAGCAAGGAGTACGCGATCAAGGTATGCGAGAAGCGTCACATACTCAAGGAGAAGAAGTCAGAGTACGTGAAGCGCGAGAAGGATGTGCTGAACATGCTCGCGGACGCCAAGCACTCGTTCGTGCGTTTGTTCTGCACCTTCCAGGATAGTGAGAGACTCTACTTCGTCCTGTCGTACGCTAAAAACGGCGAGCTCCTGCCGTACATCAACAAGGTGGGCTCCTTCGACATCGAGTGCACCAAGTTTTATTCGGCCGAGATTCTGCGCGGTCTCGAGTACCTACACGGTCTCGGTATCATTCACCGGGATCTCAAGCCGGAGAACATTCTGCTGGACGAGAAGATGCACGTGCTAATAACCGACTTCGGCAGCGCCAAGATTCTCGACGATCCAGAAACGGTGCTgacgaagacgacgacgacgacgactgcCTCGGACGGAGATCCAGACGcccagcagcaacagcaataCCGCAGGGAACGCAGGGGCTCCTTTGTCGGTACCGCTCAATACGTGTCACCGGAGTTACTGACCGACAAGACGGCGAGCAGGGCGTCCGATCTCTGGGCCCTGGGCTGTATCGTCTACCAGATGGTCGCCGGCCTGCCGCCTTTCCGCTCCAGGAGCGAGTACATGATATTCCAAAAGATCCTGAAACTCGAATACGAAATACCGGACGGTTTCTGCGAGCTCGCAAAGTCGCTTGTCAGTCAACTCCTAGTTCTGGAGCCGACACAGCGATTGGGCGCTCTGGATGAGCATGGCGCCGGTTATCCCAGCATTCGGGCGCATCCCTTCTTCGAGGGCGTCGATTTCGAGACCCTCCATGAGCAGACACCACCACCAATCTATCCGTATCTTCCTGGCACGTCGGAGCACGAAGAATTGAGATCGCAGTACAGAGTGCCCGACAATCTCGAACCCGGTTTGGACGACAAACAGCTCACTAGACTCCTAGGACTGGGCATCGGCGAGGATAcggacgatgacgatgatgtcACCACCAATACTACCGGTGTGGAACAGAGCGTCGTCAACAAACCCGTCAGCAAGACTATCACGGCCGCGGTGAAGCCAATAAGAAGACGGATCAACAACAACATCGACGGCGGCGCCAAAATTGCCGATCTGACGCCGGAGCAGATCAGGATGCGGCTGGAGAAACAACGCGCCACGAATCAGTGGGACACCTTCGTCGAAGGCAATCTGATATTGAAGCAGGGCTTTATCAACAAAAGAAAGGGTCTGTTCACCAGACGGAGAATGCTCCTACTCACTACCGGACCGCATCTATACTACATTGATCCCATCAATATGGTGCTCAAAGGCGAGATACCCTGGAGCCCTGAATTGAGGGTTGAgccgaaaaatttcaaaatcttcTTCGTTCATACG CCAAACAGGACGTACTATCTCGAAGATCCCGAGGGATTTGCATTGGAATGGTGCAGAGCTATCGAAGAGATGCGGGTCCATTGTTACGGCCTGCAGGAGACGACCGCCGCTTAG